A genomic segment from Myxosarcina sp. GI1 encodes:
- a CDS encoding ADP-ribosylglycohydrolase family protein, whose product MNQNTYDKALGCLLGALVGDAAGATLEFLGRAPNIEEVTWAMSMPGGGVIGVAPGQITDDGELTLCQAKALAESEKFNLEAIARNYAKWVDSNPFDVGITTSNSLGSYSQPQWREIFQQQGYAATMKTAAAKQCMGSKANGSLMRITPLAIWGKDLATDELADFARQDSALSHPNPSCGYAVACYCIAIAHLLDYSGDCVGAFESAKSWLDSQNPKTENSFSERHRAEVSSWLDDAANNRNVPYYPQAGFIKIAFTQAFRHLLLGSDYQTAIAETLLGGGDTDTNACIVGGLIGAACGAESIPQTMRDRILNCDTRQGKHPRPDFFHPKQIHSLIEKLLSN is encoded by the coding sequence ATGAATCAAAACACTTACGATAAAGCATTAGGTTGCTTACTAGGAGCATTAGTAGGAGATGCTGCTGGTGCGACTTTAGAATTTTTAGGACGCGCTCCCAATATAGAAGAGGTTACTTGGGCGATGTCGATGCCTGGTGGCGGAGTTATAGGAGTAGCACCAGGACAAATTACTGACGATGGTGAGTTAACTCTTTGTCAGGCAAAGGCTTTAGCTGAAAGTGAAAAATTTAATTTAGAAGCGATCGCTCGTAATTATGCAAAATGGGTCGATTCCAATCCTTTTGATGTCGGTATAACCACCTCTAACTCTCTCGGTTCGTATTCACAACCTCAATGGCGAGAAATATTTCAGCAACAAGGTTACGCTGCGACAATGAAGACGGCAGCAGCGAAGCAATGTATGGGTTCTAAAGCCAACGGTAGCTTAATGCGAATTACGCCACTGGCTATTTGGGGTAAAGATTTAGCTACAGACGAACTAGCTGATTTTGCTCGACAAGATTCGGCTTTGTCTCATCCTAACCCTAGCTGTGGTTATGCTGTTGCCTGTTACTGTATTGCGATCGCACATTTACTAGATTATTCGGGCGATTGCGTTGGGGCTTTTGAAAGTGCCAAATCCTGGTTAGATTCTCAAAATCCGAAAACGGAAAATAGCTTTTCCGAACGGCATCGAGCAGAAGTCAGCAGTTGGCTCGACGATGCGGCAAATAACCGCAATGTCCCCTATTATCCTCAAGCTGGCTTTATTAAAATTGCCTTTACCCAGGCTTTTAGGCATTTACTTTTAGGTTCGGATTATCAAACTGCGATCGCCGAAACTTTATTAGGAGGAGGCGACACAGATACCAATGCCTGTATCGTCGGTGGCTTAATTGGTGCGGCTTGTGGTGCAGAATCGATTCCCCAAACAATGCGCGATCGCATTTTAAATTGCGATACCAGACAGGGAAAGCATCCCCGTCCAGATTTTTTTCATCCTAAACAGATTCATTCACTGATAGAAAAGTTGTTGAGTAATTAA
- a CDS encoding YcjF family protein encodes MPLFRLLSLFLGLSVILGLSIWLVTSLYRLYIQISFTAPLLANLLLLLLILLIGLLIAGFIYYLNRYTTKSPRRKKRKRRPQVRIPEQKTQVAAANLKALRKQVGQIQDTIAQKALLSKSQQIEADLQRGEVKVVVFGTGSAGKTSLVNSLIGEIVGDVNSTMGTTTKGETYSLKLNGVAREILITDTPGILEAGIAGTERGELARQLATEADLLVFTVDNDLRSSEYEPLKTLAEIGKRSLLVFNKVDLYADEDKEIILARLQERVKSFIAPVDVIAIAANPQPVQLPTGEIIEPEAEIVPLIKRLVAVLRAEGEDLIADNILLQSHRLGEEARKIIDRQRRREAEKIIVRYQWIGAGVIAVTPLPVVDMLATAAVNAQMVVEIGRIYGVELDTERGKELALSLGKTLVSLGVVKGAVDLLAKALQFHVATYVVGKAIQAVSAAYLTRIAGKSFVEYFKRDLDWGDGGISEVVQRQFQLSRRDEFIKSFVKDAISKVVQPMSEAWGDEEDDELAEEEIEVEEMQAELADDWE; translated from the coding sequence ATGCCTTTATTTCGCCTACTGTCTCTATTTTTGGGTCTTAGTGTAATTCTGGGGCTATCGATCTGGCTGGTAACATCTCTGTACAGACTTTATATCCAAATTTCTTTTACCGCGCCGCTGTTGGCAAATTTACTGCTGCTGCTGCTAATTTTGCTAATTGGTTTGTTAATTGCTGGCTTTATCTACTATTTAAATCGATATACTACTAAAAGCCCTAGAAGAAAGAAACGCAAACGCCGCCCCCAGGTTAGAATACCCGAACAAAAAACCCAAGTCGCTGCCGCAAATCTCAAGGCTTTAAGAAAACAAGTCGGGCAAATACAAGATACCATCGCTCAAAAAGCTTTATTAAGCAAATCGCAGCAAATAGAAGCTGACTTACAACGAGGTGAGGTAAAAGTAGTTGTTTTTGGGACGGGATCGGCAGGCAAAACATCTTTAGTCAATTCATTGATTGGCGAAATAGTTGGGGATGTAAATTCGACGATGGGAACTACTACCAAAGGCGAAACTTACAGCCTGAAGTTAAACGGCGTAGCTAGAGAAATTTTAATTACCGACACTCCTGGGATTTTAGAAGCAGGAATAGCAGGAACCGAACGAGGAGAATTAGCCCGGCAGCTAGCAACAGAAGCAGACTTACTGGTGTTTACCGTCGATAACGATTTGCGCTCGTCCGAATACGAACCCTTAAAAACTCTAGCCGAAATTGGCAAGCGATCGCTCTTGGTATTTAATAAAGTCGATCTCTATGCCGATGAAGATAAAGAGATTATCCTGGCGCGACTCCAAGAAAGAGTAAAATCTTTTATCGCTCCTGTTGACGTGATTGCGATCGCTGCTAACCCCCAACCAGTTCAATTACCAACGGGAGAAATAATCGAACCCGAAGCTGAAATCGTGCCTCTAATCAAAAGACTGGTAGCTGTTTTGAGGGCAGAAGGAGAAGATTTAATCGCCGATAACATTCTCTTGCAGTCTCATCGTTTGGGAGAAGAAGCCAGAAAAATTATCGATCGCCAAAGACGTAGAGAAGCCGAAAAGATAATCGTTCGCTATCAGTGGATTGGAGCGGGAGTAATTGCCGTTACACCCTTACCAGTTGTAGATATGTTGGCAACGGCAGCAGTAAACGCTCAAATGGTGGTCGAAATTGGCAGAATTTATGGTGTGGAATTAGATACCGAACGAGGTAAAGAATTAGCCCTGTCTTTGGGAAAAACTTTAGTTAGTTTAGGAGTAGTTAAAGGTGCAGTGGATTTATTAGCTAAAGCCCTACAGTTTCATGTCGCAACCTATGTAGTAGGCAAAGCTATTCAGGCAGTTTCAGCAGCCTATCTAACCCGTATTGCTGGCAAAAGCTTTGTAGAATACTTTAAACGCGATCTTGATTGGGGGGATGGCGGTATAAGTGAAGTCGTACAGCGACAGTTTCAATTGAGTCGCCGCGATGAATTTATTAAATCGTTCGTCAAAGATGCCATTTCTAAAGTAGTTCAGCCAATGTCCGAAGCCTGGGGAGATGAAGAAGATGATGAATTGGCAGAAGAAGAGATAGAAGTTGAAGAAATGCAGGCAGAATTGGCAGATGATTGGGAGTAG
- a CDS encoding response regulator transcription factor yields MQLLKKSCQTMANQNDSNQKKILLVDDDLALRSLICRFLIYHNYEVKTASDAKTARQIFKDTQPELVILDINLPDDTGLNLCQEMHQHNAAVVMLTSMEDSSYILKAFEKGADDYITKPFNLEILKARVDAVIRRNNGSSFSLNNANTIIHDNLKIDLSRRLVIVNNQKIALTALEFDLLYFLASNPNQVWDRAKLISAIWNKNDYDGEDRKVDIHIGRIRKKIDDLEGKFIKTIWGRGYMFEIPTSDTLELAD; encoded by the coding sequence ATGCAATTATTAAAAAAGTCTTGTCAAACAATGGCAAACCAGAATGACAGTAATCAAAAAAAAATTTTATTAGTAGATGACGATTTAGCACTAAGAAGTTTAATTTGCCGCTTTTTAATTTATCACAATTATGAAGTCAAAACTGCATCCGATGCTAAAACGGCACGCCAAATTTTCAAAGATACTCAGCCAGAATTGGTAATTTTAGACATTAATTTACCCGACGATACGGGGTTAAATTTATGCCAAGAAATGCATCAACATAATGCTGCCGTTGTCATGCTAACTTCAATGGAAGATAGTAGCTATATTTTAAAAGCATTTGAAAAAGGAGCAGACGATTACATTACCAAGCCTTTTAACCTGGAAATTCTTAAAGCTAGAGTAGATGCTGTAATTAGAAGAAATAATGGTTCTAGTTTCAGTTTAAACAATGCTAATACGATAATTCACGATAATCTTAAAATAGATCTTAGTCGCAGACTAGTAATAGTAAATAATCAAAAAATAGCCTTAACCGCTCTAGAATTCGATCTGCTATATTTTTTAGCCAGTAATCCCAATCAAGTTTGGGATCGAGCCAAACTAATCTCTGCTATTTGGAACAAAAATGATTACGATGGAGAAGATCGTAAAGTAGATATTCACATCGGTCGTATTCGTAAAAAAATTGACGATCTCGAAGGAAAATTCATTAAAACTATCTGGGGTAGAGGTTATATGTTTGAAATTCCCACTTCAGATACACTAGAATTAGCAGACTGA
- a CDS encoding DUF3747 domain-containing protein, translating to MKLSPVLQLFIVAAAIANFVPTKAVRAVSFGEREVDSSKFAIVAAPYRHGHNLMIVEQIPDQKKCWEEVGANPTIIDPLLLNFDFTNACKRSSDSNSYSIRLDGEDYGMDYLLSVIEKDGELNLIGTHRDPEQPELIIGKTHGLADGSLKIDLNPGWSLTKRTYGDKTTEHIYLSYTDSAATESASEITASPVADSSSATRRAKGCNVVGTAR from the coding sequence ATGAAGCTTTCACCAGTATTGCAACTATTTATTGTTGCGGCAGCTATTGCCAATTTTGTTCCTACAAAAGCCGTCCGTGCCGTATCTTTTGGCGAACGTGAAGTAGATTCGAGTAAGTTTGCCATTGTGGCAGCACCCTATCGACACGGTCATAACTTGATGATCGTCGAGCAAATTCCCGATCAAAAAAAGTGTTGGGAAGAAGTAGGAGCTAATCCTACGATAATCGACCCTTTATTGCTCAATTTTGATTTCACCAATGCCTGCAAAAGAAGTTCGGATAGCAACAGCTATTCGATTCGCCTCGACGGTGAGGATTATGGCATGGATTATTTATTGAGTGTAATAGAAAAAGATGGCGAGTTAAATCTAATTGGCACCCACAGAGATCCCGAACAACCAGAACTAATTATTGGTAAAACTCACGGTTTAGCTGATGGTTCTCTAAAGATCGATCTCAATCCTGGCTGGAGTTTGACCAAGCGTACCTACGGAGACAAAACAACCGAGCATATCTACTTAAGCTATACTGATTCTGCGGCAACAGAGTCGGCAAGTGAAATCACTGCGTCTCCTGTCGCGGATTCAAGCTCCGCGACCCGACGCGCTAAAGGCTGTAATGTAGTAGGTACGGCTCGATAA
- a CDS encoding L-dopachrome tautomerase-related protein, with amino-acid sequence MVKFWRSLVLLSVTAVLFWFGKDVAAQLSELPQSQTVGELEIVATFEGAMPTGVTVSQQGRIFVNFPRWGDDVPFTVGEVVGNGVVPYPDAEINSDNPQLQNYLVSVQSVVVDPDNRLWILDTGRPLFKPAAYGGAKLIGVDLESNSVFKTILFPKDVALPTTYLNDVRFDLTRGKEGMAFITDSSPEGTNGIIVVDLASGKSWRKLNKHPSTLAEPNFVPIVEGKPLLNRPADGEPSYMTIGADGIAIANDGSKLYYSVLSGRHLYSVSLDALANKNFGDKKVAATVEDLGAKGASDGLESDSQGRIYITDYEHNAIRRRSPQAMAGSDETLVYDPHVLWADTLSLATDGYLYFTANQLHRQPGFHNGKDLRRKPYSLFRIAVNAQPVLLK; translated from the coding sequence ATGGTTAAGTTTTGGCGTTCTCTAGTTTTGCTCTCGGTAACTGCGGTTCTATTCTGGTTCGGAAAAGATGTAGCAGCACAGTTGAGCGAATTGCCGCAGTCTCAGACTGTTGGTGAATTAGAAATAGTAGCAACTTTTGAGGGGGCAATGCCTACAGGTGTAACCGTATCTCAGCAAGGGCGTATTTTTGTCAACTTTCCCCGCTGGGGAGATGATGTTCCTTTTACGGTAGGAGAAGTTGTTGGCAATGGGGTAGTTCCATATCCTGATGCCGAAATAAATTCCGATAATCCTCAGCTACAAAACTATCTAGTATCGGTGCAAAGCGTAGTAGTAGATCCTGATAATCGCTTATGGATATTAGATACTGGTAGACCTTTATTTAAACCTGCTGCTTATGGAGGAGCGAAGTTAATTGGTGTAGATTTAGAAAGCAATAGCGTCTTTAAAACTATTTTGTTTCCAAAAGATGTAGCTTTACCCACAACCTATCTTAATGATGTACGTTTTGACCTTACTCGCGGAAAGGAAGGAATGGCGTTTATTACCGATTCTTCTCCTGAAGGCACAAATGGAATTATTGTCGTCGATCTCGCCTCTGGTAAAAGCTGGCGAAAGCTAAATAAACATCCTTCGACTTTAGCCGAACCAAATTTTGTACCGATAGTAGAAGGCAAACCGTTACTAAATCGACCTGCTGATGGCGAACCCAGCTATATGACAATTGGTGCCGACGGTATTGCAATTGCCAATGATGGGAGTAAGCTTTACTATAGCGTTCTCTCTGGTAGACATCTTTATAGCGTTAGTCTAGACGCTTTAGCTAATAAAAATTTCGGTGATAAAAAAGTTGCTGCTACTGTGGAAGACTTGGGTGCAAAAGGTGCTTCTGATGGTTTAGAGTCAGACTCACAAGGACGCATTTATATTACCGACTACGAACATAATGCTATTCGTCGGCGATCGCCCCAGGCAATGGCTGGTAGTGATGAAACTTTAGTGTACGATCCTCACGTACTTTGGGCAGATACTCTATCTCTAGCAACTGATGGCTATCTTTATTTCACCGCCAATCAGCTACACAGACAGCCTGGTTTTCACAATGGCAAAGATCTAAGAAGAAAACCCTATAGCCTGTTTCGTATTGCAGTTAATGCACAACCAGTACTTTTGAAATAA
- the sfsA gene encoding DNA/RNA nuclease SfsA, producing MTYIYNYPPLISGTLIKRYKRFLADIELATGEIITAHCPNTGPMTGVCTPESSVLISKSDNPKRKLAYTWEAILVDNTWVGINTALPNRVIKSALQQQLLPELAGRYTKVRSEVPYGKDKKSRIDFVLTGNDDQLPLYVEVKNVTLSEGNLALFPDTVTTRGQRHLQELMALLPAAKPVMLYFINRSDCDKFAPSDRCDPQYAQLLRQAAAMGVEILPYRFEITPQGINYLGLAELVLDRPSEVIK from the coding sequence ATGACCTATATCTATAACTATCCACCGCTAATTTCTGGCACGCTCATCAAACGCTACAAACGTTTTTTGGCAGATATCGAGCTAGCTACAGGAGAAATCATTACCGCTCACTGCCCAAATACAGGACCAATGACAGGAGTTTGCACTCCTGAAAGTTCGGTTTTGATATCTAAAAGCGACAATCCCAAACGCAAGCTGGCTTATACTTGGGAAGCAATTTTGGTTGACAATACTTGGGTAGGTATTAATACCGCCTTGCCCAATCGCGTAATTAAATCGGCTCTGCAACAACAACTGTTACCCGAACTAGCAGGAAGGTATACTAAAGTACGATCGGAAGTTCCCTATGGTAAAGATAAAAAAAGCCGTATCGATTTTGTACTTACAGGAAATGATGACCAACTGCCTTTATATGTAGAAGTCAAAAACGTTACCCTTTCAGAAGGCAATCTGGCTTTATTCCCCGATACAGTAACTACTCGCGGACAAAGACACTTACAGGAATTAATGGCACTATTACCTGCTGCCAAACCAGTAATGCTTTACTTTATCAATCGTAGCGACTGCGATAAATTTGCGCCAAGCGATCGCTGCGATCCGCAATATGCCCAATTATTAAGACAAGCAGCAGCAATGGGAGTGGAAATATTACCCTATCGCTTTGAAATTACACCACAAGGAATTAATTATTTAGGATTGGCAGAATTGGTTTTAGATAGACCTTCGGAAGTTATTAAATAA
- a CDS encoding ferredoxin--nitrite reductase yields the protein MSKNKLNKVEQAKAEKHPLLYKQDLKHFAEIGWEALEKENEFALQHGLKWLGFFHRPVTPGKFMLRMRTPNGVLTSGQIRTLADIVQRYCSGSGFQDRGNADITTRQNIQLRGMRLEHIPEIIDRLRKAGLTSMQSGMDNVRNITGSPVAGIDAAELIDTRGLVRNLQDMITSNGEGNLELSNLPRKFNIAVAGSRDNSVHAEINDLAYLPAYKNGKLGFNILVGGYFAPNSYVEAVPLNAWIAPETAVPLAEAALIVYRDNASRSKRMKSRLMHLIEDWGLDKFRVKLEAQLGHSLETAAEKDEIDWDKRDHIGVYQQKQPGLNYVGLHVPIGRLYAEEMFDLARMAEVYGNGEIRLTVEQNLIIPYIPDSRLETFLEEPLIGKRFAIAPEPLQRSLVSCTGSEFCNFAIIETKNRALQLVRELEAEIEVPKPVRIHWTGCPNSCGQPQVADIGLIGTKARKDGETVEAVDIWMGGKVGKDAHLGKEIMKKVPCDELKEVLQNLLVENFKARLHKPAEVTA from the coding sequence GTGAGTAAAAACAAACTCAACAAAGTCGAACAAGCAAAAGCAGAAAAGCATCCTCTACTATACAAACAAGATTTAAAACATTTTGCTGAAATCGGTTGGGAAGCATTAGAAAAAGAAAACGAATTTGCCCTGCAACACGGTTTAAAATGGCTTGGCTTTTTTCATCGTCCCGTAACACCAGGCAAGTTTATGCTGCGGATGCGGACTCCTAACGGAGTTTTAACTAGCGGACAAATACGAACTCTAGCTGACATCGTACAGCGTTACTGTTCTGGTTCGGGATTTCAAGATCGAGGCAATGCAGACATTACTACCAGACAAAATATTCAACTGCGGGGAATGAGACTCGAACATATTCCCGAAATCATCGACCGACTGCGAAAAGCTGGTCTAACGAGTATGCAGTCGGGGATGGATAACGTTCGCAACATTACGGGTTCTCCAGTAGCAGGAATCGATGCTGCTGAATTAATCGATACGCGGGGTTTGGTACGCAATCTTCAAGATATGATTACCAGTAATGGTGAAGGTAATCTCGAACTAAGCAACCTACCTCGGAAATTTAATATTGCTGTCGCTGGAAGCCGCGATAATTCCGTTCATGCCGAAATCAACGATTTGGCTTATCTTCCTGCCTATAAAAATGGCAAACTCGGATTTAATATTCTCGTTGGCGGATATTTTGCTCCAAATAGTTATGTTGAAGCAGTTCCTTTAAATGCCTGGATCGCTCCTGAAACTGCCGTACCTCTAGCCGAAGCCGCATTAATTGTCTATCGAGATAATGCCTCGCGCTCGAAAAGAATGAAGTCTCGTCTGATGCATCTGATAGAAGATTGGGGGTTAGACAAGTTTCGAGTAAAACTCGAAGCACAGTTAGGACATTCTTTAGAAACGGCAGCAGAAAAAGATGAAATAGACTGGGATAAACGCGACCACATTGGAGTTTACCAGCAAAAACAGCCAGGATTGAACTATGTAGGACTGCACGTTCCCATCGGACGTTTGTATGCCGAAGAAATGTTCGATCTGGCGAGAATGGCAGAAGTCTACGGCAATGGCGAAATTCGACTTACGGTCGAGCAGAACTTAATTATTCCCTACATTCCCGATTCGCGTTTGGAAACTTTTTTAGAAGAACCGCTAATTGGCAAACGTTTTGCGATCGCACCAGAACCTTTGCAGCGATCCTTAGTTTCTTGTACGGGTAGCGAATTTTGTAATTTTGCCATTATCGAAACTAAAAATCGCGCTCTGCAATTAGTTCGAGAGTTAGAGGCAGAAATAGAAGTACCCAAGCCAGTGCGTATCCACTGGACTGGTTGCCCCAACTCCTGCGGTCAACCGCAAGTTGCCGACATTGGCTTGATTGGTACCAAAGCCCGTAAAGACGGCGAAACTGTCGAAGCAGTAGATATCTGGATGGGAGGCAAAGTCGGTAAAGATGCCCATCTGGGAAAAGAGATTATGAAAAAAGTTCCCTGTGACGAACTTAAAGAAGTGCTACAAAATCTTCTTGTCGAAAACTTTAAGGCTCGACTTCATAAACCAGCAGAGGTAACGGCTTGA
- the ychF gene encoding redox-regulated ATPase YchF: MLKAGIVGLPNVGKSTLFNALVANAKADAANFPFCTIEPNVGVVSVPDERLDVLAKISSSEKIVPTRIEFVDIAGLVAGASKGEGLGNQFLANIREVDAIVHVVRCFDDDDIIHVAGSVDPVRDIEIINLELSLADLAQIERRIERVRKQAKKDEGAKTELVALEKLADFLNEGKSVRQVQLNEEESAAIAPLGLLTNKPVIYATNVSEDDLAEGNDWVQAVKEFAATENSKVVVVSAQVESELIELSEAEKTDYLAALGVAEGGLKSLIQATYELLGLRTYLTTGEKETRAWTIVAGLKAPQAAGVIHSDFEKKFIKAETISYQNLVDSGSKVAAREKGLIRFEGKDYVVEEGDVIEFRVGG, from the coding sequence ATGTTAAAAGCTGGAATTGTGGGATTGCCTAACGTCGGCAAATCTACTTTGTTTAATGCCTTGGTTGCTAACGCTAAGGCAGATGCTGCCAATTTTCCTTTTTGTACGATCGAACCCAATGTTGGCGTGGTTTCTGTACCCGACGAGCGTTTGGATGTTTTAGCAAAAATTTCCAGTTCGGAAAAAATCGTACCGACGCGAATTGAATTTGTCGATATTGCTGGTTTGGTAGCGGGTGCGAGTAAGGGAGAAGGATTGGGCAATCAATTTCTGGCTAATATCAGAGAAGTCGATGCGATCGTTCATGTCGTTCGCTGTTTTGACGACGATGATATCATTCACGTCGCAGGTTCGGTCGATCCCGTTCGCGATATCGAAATAATTAATTTGGAATTATCTCTAGCAGATCTCGCTCAAATCGAACGACGTATCGAACGAGTCCGCAAACAGGCAAAAAAAGATGAAGGTGCCAAAACCGAACTGGTAGCTTTAGAAAAGCTTGCTGATTTCCTTAATGAAGGTAAATCTGTCAGACAAGTGCAACTGAACGAAGAAGAGTCGGCAGCGATCGCGCCTTTAGGTTTGTTAACTAATAAACCCGTGATTTACGCTACTAATGTTTCCGAAGACGATCTGGCTGAGGGCAACGACTGGGTACAAGCCGTAAAAGAGTTTGCTGCTACTGAAAATTCCAAAGTAGTGGTAGTTTCGGCACAGGTAGAGTCAGAATTAATCGAACTATCAGAAGCTGAAAAAACTGATTATCTTGCCGCTTTAGGTGTTGCCGAAGGAGGACTCAAATCTCTGATTCAAGCTACCTACGAACTTCTTGGTTTGCGTACCTATTTAACTACAGGAGAGAAAGAAACCCGCGCCTGGACAATTGTAGCAGGGCTTAAAGCTCCCCAAGCTGCGGGGGTAATTCATTCTGATTTTGAAAAAAAATTTATCAAAGCCGAAACTATTAGCTATCAAAATTTAGTAGACTCTGGTTCTAAAGTTGCAGCTAGGGAAAAAGGTTTGATTCGTTTTGAAGGTAAAGATTATGTGGTTGAAGAAGGTGATGTAATTGAGTTTCGGGTAGGAGGCTAG
- a CDS encoding folate/biopterin family MFS transporter: MTDSSFELKDFKQLVREKVFLGYEITPELIGILTVYFVQGILGLARLAVSFFLKDDLGLSPAEVAALTGIASLPWIIKPVFGFLSDGLPLFGYRRRPYLILSGLLGSASWWALANLVHSGLQATAVILLTSLSVAIGDVIVDSLVVERVRKESLGRAGSLQSLCWGTSAIGGLITAYLSGWLLQHFSNSAVFEITATFPLLVAIVAWLISEEKIVSNDNDEEETESVVTVQVRQLWKTMKQKTIWLPVAFLFIWQATPTADSAFFFFTTNELGFEPEFLGRVRLVTSVASLIGIFIFQRYLKTVPFRSILGWSTVIAAGLGMTTLLLVTHANRALGIDDHWFSLGDSLILTVMGQITWMPMMVWSARLCPKGIEATLFALLMSIWNLSGLLSHEFGAILTAWLGVTETNFTNMWILVIITNLSTLLPLPFLKWLPADSTEDVSETKSSSLPPSEAPDHHGLGSLIETKLMPDLVPEFVIDMFSKQKSEDSQK; encoded by the coding sequence ATGACCGACTCTTCCTTTGAGTTAAAAGATTTCAAACAACTAGTACGAGAAAAAGTTTTTCTGGGTTACGAGATAACTCCCGAACTGATAGGCATTCTGACGGTTTATTTCGTTCAAGGAATTTTAGGTTTGGCACGTTTGGCAGTCAGCTTTTTTCTTAAAGACGATTTGGGCTTGTCTCCTGCTGAAGTTGCTGCCCTTACTGGTATTGCTTCTCTGCCCTGGATAATTAAACCCGTTTTTGGTTTTTTATCTGACGGCTTGCCTTTATTTGGCTATCGTCGTCGCCCCTATCTCATCTTATCGGGGTTGTTGGGTAGTGCTTCCTGGTGGGCATTAGCCAACCTCGTTCATAGTGGTTTGCAAGCAACCGCAGTAATTTTGCTGACCTCTCTTTCTGTAGCAATTGGTGATGTCATCGTCGATTCTTTAGTTGTAGAAAGGGTTAGAAAAGAATCTTTAGGAAGAGCGGGATCTTTGCAGTCGTTGTGCTGGGGAACTTCGGCAATTGGAGGTTTAATTACTGCCTATCTTAGCGGTTGGTTGTTACAGCATTTTAGTAACAGTGCCGTGTTTGAAATAACTGCTACTTTTCCTTTGCTAGTAGCAATAGTTGCCTGGTTAATTTCAGAAGAAAAAATAGTTTCAAATGATAATGATGAAGAAGAAACAGAGTCTGTAGTTACAGTACAGGTAAGGCAACTCTGGAAAACGATGAAGCAAAAAACTATTTGGTTGCCCGTCGCTTTCTTGTTTATTTGGCAAGCCACTCCTACGGCAGATTCGGCGTTTTTCTTTTTTACTACTAATGAGTTGGGTTTCGAGCCAGAATTTTTGGGCAGAGTGCGTTTGGTAACTAGCGTTGCTTCTCTGATTGGTATTTTTATTTTTCAACGCTATTTAAAAACTGTTCCTTTTCGCTCTATTTTAGGTTGGAGTACGGTTATTGCCGCTGGTTTGGGCATGACAACTTTATTATTAGTCACTCATGCCAACAGGGCTTTGGGAATAGACGACCACTGGTTTAGTTTAGGCGACAGTTTAATCCTTACGGTAATGGGACAAATTACCTGGATGCCAATGATGGTATGGTCGGCTCGCCTTTGTCCGAAGGGAATAGAGGCAACTTTGTTTGCTTTGCTGATGTCGATTTGGAATTTATCGGGTCTGCTATCCCACGAATTTGGAGCGATATTGACTGCTTGGTTGGGAGTTACAGAAACAAATTTTACCAATATGTGGATACTGGTAATAATTACCAATCTTTCTACCTTGCTTCCCCTGCCATTTTTAAAATGGTTGCCAGCAGATAGCACCGAAGATGTATCTGAAACTAAAAGTAGTTCTCTCCCTCCATCCGAAGCTCCAGACCATCACGGTTTGGGTTCTTTGATTGAAACTAAGTTAATGCCCGACCTCGTACCAGAATTTGTAATCGATATGTTTTCTAAGCAAAAATCAGAAGATTCTCAAAAATAA